TAGCTGAATCGTTTCAGTTCTGTCGAAAAGTACTTCACTTGAGCCGATTGAGGAGAGTCGAGAGAGCTTGTAACAGTGACATTCTCGCCTTCGATGGTGTACTTTCTTTTGTGATCTTTTTCAAGCGTGTAATAGATTCCATTCCACGTTGACAAGTAGTCAGCGCTGACGAGGCCAATTGCATTCGTTTGAGCCGGTTCGGATTCGGACGCCGCCCAGACTTTTCCCGCCAGACGCGGCGTTCTTTTGTCTTTGGGAATGTAGAGAAGAAGTGACGCATTAGGCAAGCCATTTGTGTCGGCTGGCCAGGATAAAACTGGATTGTTGAAAGCGGCATTGGGAACTGGAACGCCACCAtaagagacgacgacagaaGAAGAGTCCGTTCCTGTGTTTTGGATGAACAGAGCCGGAGCCGGAACTGTGAACTGGCCGGAAGAGTCCCGCGTCTGCACCGTGTAGAAACCGGCAAAAGGAGCGATAAAAGCTTTATCAGCTGTGCCGATGAACTTCTTCTGAGTGTGACCTGTCGTTATTGTGCCGACGAAACTGGGATGAAGGTTCAGCGACACTGTCCCGCTCGAAGGATTGCCGTCTTTCTCTGCCCAAGACAGAACGGGGTTATTGAACGACACGTTCTTCAGCGGCGGCTTTCCATAGCCCAAGGTAACCTCGATCTTGCCATGGCTTAGGGAAATGGTCATTTCTGGTCCAGGCTGCGCTTTGGCATTCggttcgtcgctcgtcgtaaACGTCTTGTATTTTCCCAGAAAGGGCCTCACGTACTCTGGGTCCATTTTACCGGACAGATTCTCTTTAGTGGGTTTCGCCTTGCTCTTTGGCCAGTAGTAGGCGGAGAATGAAGACACTGTGACGTCGGATTCCGCTTTGCTCGTCGGTTCAGATTTGAAAAAGCGCATATTTCCGTTAGACAAATTCTTTCTGTCTGTCCAGCTGATTTTCCCGTCCTCGTAAACGTAGTCGACAATACGCTTGCCAGCGACACTTAGAACCAGGTCGTTCTCGCCGGAGGACTGGTCGGAGTGCGTACTCTCCTTCAGTTCGAGAAGAACTTCCGGACCATTTCCGTTTTGAGGAGCAAGGTACGTGGTTTGATATCTTCCTTCCCAAATCGAAAGCGGCGACTCGGACGCAACCGTTGTCCCGGTGAGAGATatcttctttcctttgtACGTCGCCGTGCCTTTGAAGGAGCtcgaaagcgttttttcgtttcgagaGAGTTGCAGCGACGCTTCGGTCAGATCCCCGGGAGCCGAAGTCCACGAAAGTCTGCCGTCCTTGAAAGTGAATCGAGTCACAATGAAAACGATAGAGTCACTGCTATAGACGATTTGACCCTTGgacggaggaggagcgcCCTTTATGACTATGCTCAGGTGTTTCTGGGACGCATTGTAGTGGCCTGTCCAGGCCACTAGGGAATCGCTTTCGAGTCTTTTCACAGCTGCCTCAATCGATTTCGGTGAAGTCGCATATCCTTTCGAAGCCCACCACCGAGAAAGCTTCTCATCGAAACCGCCGCTATCAACTTGAGCCTTCTTGATTTCGTCAATAAATTCACCGGAAAGCGTTGGATCGACGAGAAGCTTTAATGCAGCCTGCGTTGCAATGGATTCATCGGAGGGTTTCAACGCAAGGCGTATTGCGCCTGGATGGCGAGAGCGGAAAGCGCGAGCCTGGTAACCAggcaaattcaatttttcgagAAACTCGTCGGGGTTCTTTTCGTAATCGCGAAGCAGTTGAACGTTCTGGCTCATTTTGACGAGCGCATCGGCTCCCGGCGTATCTGGAGTAAACTTGTACTCTTCCGGAAGTTTCCAGGATCCGAGTTCTTTGAGCGcggttttttctctcggtCCGTATCTGTCAATGACACGTTTGCCTGTCGTCAGCTTTTCCGCCTCTTTCTCGTTTGCAACGAGACCGAACTTGACAGCGAGTGCCGGATCGACGGGACGAGCGAACGCCGGCGGAATGTAGAACGTCGAAACGCCCGTGACTTCTTTGGCGATTTCCGGCTTGTGAAAATCGCTCAAAGGTATGCGATCGACGCGCGATCGACAGATGGGAAACTGATTGCAGATGTAATGAACGATGACGTAATTTTCGCCGTAGACTTTCTGCAAGCTGTCGATGAGTAGACTGAAGTTTTCGTTCTTGTACcctttgaaattgaaaccCGTGTCGCCGACGCATCCGACCTGCCAGATGACGACGTGCAGATCAGTCATGAGGgtgcggcgacggagaaggTAGTCGGTCGCTTCGAGCGTTTGCATGCCGGGAAGAGACGGATCGATGTTgagatcggcgacgaggcaATCCTCGGCTGAAATGCCTGGAAGGATGCGCGCAGGTATACCtaagaaaatcaaacgatGTCGATTGATTTCGAGCAGAGGATCGGGCGAGAGGGAGAAACATGCAATGACATTAAACTCACGCAGAAAGATTGACACAAACTACTGGGTAGGATGCGCGAGCTAGGGTAATATATCTAGTGGCGTATCCAGGGAGCGGGAAGGAGTACAGCTTGAGAACCCACCCAAGTATCtcaaaaatagaaattgTGGCATAAATCTTTACGGCATGCGTCTCATTATCTTTTGATTAAGAGTCTTGCAACTTTTAATTTAATCGCTAAAAACGCGAAACGATAATTTGAGTAAGCATAACAGCAAAAACATTTTTGACGCGTGCCAGTGATCACTCCCCCTAAATACGCCCCTATATATCAATTGACGTTCTGGCATAGAGACCGGGAGCCGGCGAGGGAAGAGGTAGAATAGAAGGAGGTAGAGAAAGAGCAGGCAAAAACTATACACTCAGAAACCTCGAACTATAGAAACACAAAGTCTACCAATATACAGACCTTCATTGTTGGCTATTTCGACTGCACGATGAGACGGCAACACGAAGACGCCGGGATGACCGTAGAAGACACCGACGACGTTCAAGCCTCGACGAGCGTAATGGAGACAGGCTTCGGACATCTGAACATAGGTGGCGTATCTCTTCTTCGTGTTTCCGTAAAGGACGTAGAGGTCGGACGAATTCGGATTCAGCTTTCGAATGtacgtttccgtcgtcggatcggAAACGCAGTAGAAGACTTTGTCGGCTTGTTGGATGCGATCGATTGCTTCGTGAGTGAACTGAGATGCACATCGGATGCCAGATCCGACAAAAACGAGCGATCCGCGatctaaaagaaatatttctccTATAAAAAGTTCAGGTTGAAATAGCCTACTCTTTGATTTCGGTTTTCCGCCGGTCAGTTTTGCCGAAGCATTTGAGACGTCCTTGAACGTAGCAGACCATCGCTCAGTTTGTTTCTTAAGACTCGCCATCGAAACGGATAATTCTTCAgtaaagacaaaaaagtgACCAGCAGCTAACCTCGTGTGCTGCTTAAATAGGAGGTAGCGAACGACTGAACTTTGAACCCTAGCGGAAACGATGTGAAGAGCCCCGAGGGGCTTCTGCTTCGATAGGAGTCATTATCAGCAAAGCCTCccggaaagacgacgaaaataaAGACACTGACCTCAATCAATTAGGCTTCCTCCAATGAAGGAGATGTTGCGCGTAATCGCAATATGCGACACTGCGTCACTTCTAGGAGACAGGAAGGAAGACGGTTGCCTTTCAAGAACCTTTGCCCTACATACGCGGAAGAAGGCCTTGCCATGAGAAATCCCTTCTCAATTCCAAGCCTCATCCTGTGCGCCCGGAAAAGAAGTTTCCAGTGGCAGCAGTACTTATCCGCTGTTCGACGACCACTCAATTAAATTGTTACTCAATCTCTCCATCCTCATTGAGCCATACTCTTTCTGACTCAGAAAGAAAGCAGCTCAGTCATTAACTCTGTAGAGTACTCGGTGCTAGAGTATAGACAAACCGAACCAAGTGCATTTCAGTCGACAACCTGGGACGCCATGCCTTTCGGTCTATATTGCTGTCGCGAAGACATTGATCTGAACTCCGCCGTTCTCGGCTTCTTAAGTGTCTATTTAATTGGCGTCGGCCTTAGTGCCGTCAGTCTCATGACGCCGCACTGGTACGACTTTACCGTCGTCGCGGACGGCTCCGACGGCTCCGACGGTCTTTGGACGTGGTGTTACGACGGCATATGCCACAGCATCAAAAACAGTGACCTTCCCCTTAAAGGTAGGTGCGGAAAAACGTTTACGTTCAATCTCATTTAATTCCTTTCTCTCGTGAGGTTGCTTTTATGCcacgcgtttctttgccGTTACATCCGTCGCTCTGTCGCtgatcgtcttttttctgctcTCTGTGAAAATGCGAACCCGACGTGACAATGCTCAAGAAGTGTTAGAATCGTTCGTAGGATCGTTTCGAGCAAGTGGATGAGTCGCGCTAGTTCAAGGTGAGAATTTTGTGTCACAAACACTTTCGCTCCAACGTGCTGGCACTCGCCTTTATACAGCTATTTTCTAC
The genomic region above belongs to Oscarella lobularis chromosome 12, ooOscLobu1.1, whole genome shotgun sequence and contains:
- the LOC136193693 gene encoding uncharacterized protein, producing the protein MASLKKQTERWSATFKDVSNASAKLTGGKPKSKNRGSLVFVGSGIRCASQFTHEAIDRIQQADKVFYCVSDPTTETYIRKLNPNSSDLYVLYGNTKKRYATYVQMSEACLHYARRGLNVVGVFYGHPGVFVLPSHRAVEIANNEGIPARILPGISAEDCLVADLNIDPSLPGMQTLEATDYLLRRRTLMTDLHVVIWQVGCVGDTGFNFKGYKNENFSLLIDSLQKVYGENYVIVHYICNQFPICRSRVDRIPLSDFHKPEIAKEVTGVSTFYIPPAFARPVDPALAVKFGLVANEKEAEKLTTGKRVIDRYGPREKTALKELGSWKLPEEYKFTPDTPGADALVKMSQNVQLLRDYEKNPDEFLEKLNLPGYQARAFRSRHPGAIRLALKPSDESIATQAALKLLVDPTLSGEFIDEIKKAQVDSGGFDEKLSRWWASKGYATSPKSIEAAVKRLESDSLVAWTGHYNASQKHLSIVIKGAPPPSKGQIVYSSDSIVFIVTRFTFKDGRLSWTSAPGDLTEASLQLSRNEKTLSSSFKGTATYKGKKISLTGTTVASESPLSIWEGRYQTTYLAPQNGNGPEVLLELKESTHSDQSSGENDLVLSVAGKRIVDYVYEDGKISWTDRKNLSNGNMRFFKSEPTSKAESDVTVSSFSAYYWPKSKAKPTKENLSGKMDPEYVRPFLGKYKTFTTSDEPNAKAQPGPEMTISLSHGKIEVTLGYGKPPLKNVSFNNPVLSWAEKDGNPSSGTVSLNLHPSFVGTITTGHTQKKFIGTADKAFIAPFAGFYTVQTRDSSGQFTVPAPALFIQNTGTDSSSVVVSYGGVPVPNAAFNNPVLSWPADTNGLPNASLLLYIPKDKRTPRLAGKVWAASESEPAQTNAIGLVSADYLSTWNGIYYTLEKDHKRKYTIEGENVTVTSSLDSPQSAQVKYFSTELKRFSYANNVLTWKSSDGNPNSGAIRFYRSKSNNVPGFAGDLETGGSPASTTVTNWIGSVDKVEIPDEKAGSSVDWGKLVVSAVVNAAIFAMVNKALDYFLKKAAAYLAKKTAAKNPSEENKEKAKEAEEESDKAEDEVNDLRENVEEETSTESLETDSPDGPTTTTETTETTETETTETETTETETTETETTETETTETETTETETTEIETTETETDIIDIAAVYQ